CAGAACCTGTTGTAAATACTTCTGATTGCAAAGTATCCTCAACCTTAAACAACCTTTCTCTTAATTCTTCAGGGATAACTGATATATATCTATTTATAAAAGCATCAATCTCTTTGGAATGTCTTTGTTTAAAGTAATTAGTATATTGCGGAACAGACCATACTTGCTCTCTAAAGTTATCGAATATATTTCCAGTATTAATTCTATTATCTAAAAGAAGCACTTTAATACCTTTCTTAAAAAAGTCAGCCTGAACATAATTGTCTAGATCAGAATTAATACTTTTCACTTGAGACTTTATACCTTGAATATTATTAATACCTTTAGAAACCTCGCTAGGCTCCTTAGTTATGTATGTGATATAGTCTTTTGCAAAATTCATTATCATTATTTCATACCTTGTGCCCAACATTCTATACACTTTTTCTTTAGTTTTCCTCTTTTCATTCTTTTTTAATAAATAAGATATTAAATAAGATGCTATAAGTATAAAAATCCCATCTATAATAATGCTAGGAATAAAGGATAACCAGAATTGTTTTGTTAATCCATCTGCAAAATATTGTGTGAAAATTAAAGTAACTGATAAACCTAGTACCATTAACCATATTATTATGTGTTCCTTTATAGGTATTAGCTTTTTCATGTAATCCCTCCTCACATCAATATTATAACACCCTCTACATAGGCTAAAATGAAAAATAGACTATCAACACTATCTAGTAAAAAATATCCATCCTTTACTTAGTAAGGGTTTTTTACCTTTGCATTTTTTAGCAGGTCTTTAACCGCAAGTAATTTTATGATAATATGTTTTTGCATCCTTTCTTTCTCCTTTTCCCTTTTATTAGCCAATTTAAGGATATCAAAAAGAGAGAGTAGGATGTTATTTTTTATGTTTTTTAGTTAGTCCTCAAACAAGCATCAGAATAATGTACACTACCACATTCAGTATAGAGCCATATAAATAGCAAAAAACGATGATTAGTTACAATCACCGTTTTTTTATTTGACGTCCCAGGAGAGATTCGAACTCCCGACCGACTCATTCTGGCTAATTACATCGTTTACATTTTCTTCATTCATTCTTCTTTTTTTCTTGGCGTCACACCAATCTCAGGCAGCTTATTCAAGGCGCAGTTCGATTGGTGTGCTGGGTGATTATTCGAGGATGATTATTCTGTCGTGCTCTATCCAGCTGAGCTACCTGCTAAATAATGTAGCTTACATGTGAAACAATCATTTATAAATCCATCTCCAAAGTTGTACTTTTACATCTTTCTTTATAGGATCATACTTTTTCAAATATGAAAAAAACGATGATTAGTTACAATCACCGTTTTTTATTTGACGTCCCAGGAGAGATTCGAACTCCCGACCGACGGCTTAGAAGGCCGTTGCTCTATCCAGCTGAGCTACTGGGACATAGTTATAATAAGTATTCAATTTGCTTTTCTTACCTTTTTCGTCACCCCAATCTCAGTCAGCTTATTCAAGGTGTGGCTCGATTGGTGTGCTTTTTCGCTCATTCATGGATGTTTATTCATTCGTGCTCTATCCAGCTGAGCTACTGGGACATAGTTATAATAAGTATTCAATTTGCTTTTCTTACCTTTTTCGTCACCCCAATCTCAGACAGCTTATTCAAGGTGTGGCTCGATTGGTGTGCTTGTTGCTCATTCATGGATGTTTATTCATTCGTGCTCTATCCAGCTGAGCTACTGGGACATAGTTATAATAAGTATTCAATTTGCTTTTCTTACCTTTTTCGTCACCCCAATCTCAGTCAGCTTATTCAAGGAGTGGCTCGATTGGTGTGCTTGCTACTCATTCATGGATGTTTATTCATTCGTGCTCTATCCAGCTGAGCTACTTGGAGAAGTTATCTTACTAGTTAATTTCTCAATAACTCGCAACGACATTTTTTATTATATGACCATATTAATATAAAGTCAATACTTTTTTTGAAATTTTTCGAGGAGAAATCCCCCTCGAAAAATTTCTATGCTTTAAATGTACGACTCCAAGACTCGATATTCCTGCCTTGATCCGTGTAAAATAACACTTCTATTTCATCGTTTTGAACGGATAATATTGCATACGTTTTTTCTTTAAAAAGTCTAGGGAGGGCAATACTTCCTGGATTAATAAAGAGTAAATCGTCTATTTTTTCGACATAAGCTATATGAGAATGTCCGAAGCACACGATGTTTGCTCCTGCCTCTTTCGCCTTATATTTTAAACTGATTAAGTTGTTTTTAACGCCATACAAATGTCCATGCGTAACAAGAACATTTTTGTTATCTACGGGCTGAACAAGGTCATTTGGAAAAGAGGTATTTAAATCACAATTCCCTCTGACCACAACGAATCCCTCTAAAGCATCATCCTTTTTTTGAAGTTCGCTATCACCACAATGAATCATTACATCTACTTCATTTATATGCCTTTCCTTAATAGTAATTAGTTCTTCATTTAAGCCATGACTATCGCTAACGATAAGTGCTTTCACAGTAAAACCCCTTTAGTACATTATTGCTTTAATAAAACTTCAAACTTTTTCAATGCTTTTGCTCTGTGACTTATTTTGTTTTTTTGGTCTTTCGTTAGTTGAGCCATCGTACAACCTTTCTCTTTTACAAAAAAGACTGGGTCATAACCAAAGCCTCCGTCTCCATGCGGTTCACTTGTTATTACACCTTCACAAGTTCCTTCTACAGTCATCGTTTCTTTTCCTGGTTCAGCTATGGCTAATACACAGTAAAATCTAGCCGCCCGTTTTTCTATACCTTCTAATTTCTTTAGTAATTTATTAATATTATCCTTGTCATTTTTGTTCTCTCCTGCATACCGAGCTGAATAGACTCCCGGTTCACCGTTTAATGCATCTACACTCAATCCGGAATCATCTGCTATGACTGTTTTATTTAATTTTTTCATTAAGGTTTCAGCCTTTATTTTAGCATTTTCTTCAAAAGTTACGCCAGTCTCTTCAATTTCCATCGAATCATCTATATCTAGAAGGGATATTACCTTTATTCCTTTAAGTTCGAACATTGTTTGGAATTCCTTTATTTTCCCTTTATTTTTTGTAGCAATTATTACTTCTTTCATAGTCAGTCCCCTATTTTTTTTGTTATTTCTCCTAGTACAGTTTTCTGAATATGTATCAATTCATCAATTCCTTTTTCGGCCAGATCAAGCAAATGATTTAGTTGTTGCCTAGAAAAAGTCGCTTCTTCGCCAGTACCTTGGATTTCGACTAATTCTTTATTTGATGTCATTACCACATTCATATCCACCTTAGCCGACGAATCTTCCCCATAATTAAGATCTAATATTTCTCCTTCTTCTGCAATGATCCCTACCGATGTAGCTGCTAAATAAGAGTGAACGGGTAATTTTTTTAATTTTCCTTGTTCCACTAGTTTATTTAAAGCAATGGTCATCGCAACAAATGCTCCTGTAATAGATGCCGTTCTTGTCCCACCATCTGCCTGAATCACGTCACAATCAATCCAAACGGTACGCTCCCCAATCTTTTCTAAGTTTACAACGGCCCTTAATGCACGTCCAATTAATCGCTGAATCTCCATCGTTCTTCCTGAAACCTTTCCTTTTGAAGATTCTCTAATCGTTCGTTGATCTGTCGCTCTCGGCAACATGGCGTATTCTGCTGTAATCCATCCTTTTCCTTCACCACGTAAAAAAGGGGGGGACACGATCTTCTATACTTGCATTACATATTACTTTCGTCTCTCCCACTTGAATAAGAACAGAACCTTCTGGATGTTTAATGTAGTCTAACTGCATTTCTACTTGTCTTAATTGATCTGTATTTCTTCCATCATTTCTCATATCGTTCCCTCCACTAAATGACCGTTCTAAACAAGGAAGAGGCAGCAATGAAGCTAGCCTCTTTACTCACATCTACTTCATACTCTTTAGTATAACAAAACCACTCATTTAAAAACTACCTGTGTTAACTTTCTCTGGTCTTGTTACAGGCTCAGATAATTTCTCACCACCTTCTGTCAATAAATCATCTTTTCCATTTACTTGAACAGATACACTGTTAATCCCTTCTTGTTCTGTTAATGTGAGGACTAACGCATTTAACACATGCTCTGATACTATTTTCTTTTCTCCATCAGCACTATGATAAAGAAATTCATTGAAATTTAATGTAACTACTCCATCTTCAACTTTTGGTTCGTCTAATAACTGTAGTTTCGGCTGAAAGTAACTCGTTAATCCATCTCCAGGTTCGGGACCATTAATTAGTTCATTTATAGCCGTTTGAAGCTTGTTATCATCAATCTGTACTCTCTTTGTTACTGGAACATACATGATTTCCCCCTCATTTTCTGCTAAATAGTATAAAGTCATAGGAGAAGTAGCTGTAATATCAAGGGGACTATCAACATGGAGGTTAATTCCTTGATCTCTACTCATCCCTTTATCCGCTACCTTAAACCCACTTTCAGGCATCTCCGTTATCTCTTTTCCGTTTAACCATATCTTCACATTTTCGATCGTGTCGAATTGCGTTAATGTCCATGTAATCGATTGAGCAATTTTTTGCTCATCTTTTGAATTATAGTTAACAAATTCATTTGAAAAGTCTACAGTCGCTGTTCCATCCTTAATTGCAATTCCTTGTACAGTAGTATCTTGAGGTAGTACCGCTCGAAAACCGTTAGGAAGGATATTTGTTATTGGCCCACCTTCAATTAAGTATTCAATCACTTGTTGGGCAGGTTCATTGGTAGCTGGAAGTTGAAACGATTTAGGAACAACAAGGCCATCCTTATTAAATAAATAAAGCTCTTGAGCAACTGTTGCTTTCTCACTTTCTTCGTTTTGTTCTGTTTTACCCTCTTCTGTTTCTTTTAAATAGGTCACTTCCTGATCAATATCTAAATTTTCTTCTTTATCTACTCCTAATCCCTCTAACATTCCACAACCACTCAATAATATAGAACATGAAAAAACTGCAGACAATATGATCCTTTTTTTACTGATGCTCATACTTTTTCCCCCTTAAGGAAGTTTGTACTATTATGTATACGAGCCTTCAAAAAAAATAGACCAAAACAACTTTTTATTTCAATTTAAAGAGACTATTCGCTTTGAATAGTCTCCTTGTCAACCTAGTTGAATAGTTTGAACTTCGTTAATAGGGTAACCAAACCATTTCGATGTATTTCGTTGAAAACGACTATTTAAACCCGTTGTCAAAAATAGATTGTTTCCAGTATTTTCTTCCCGATTAAGCATTTGTCTATAAGCAAGTATAGTGCTCACATCTCTTGCTGTTTCATCACCCGAATGGATAATATTAATATCTTTATCTAAAGACTTACTGATTAATCTTTTTAAAATAGGATAATGCGTACATCCTAGAATCAACGTATCTAACCTTTTCCCTTTTAACGGAAGCAACGACTTCGTAACCATACTTAGCTTCTTTTTTT
This portion of the Bacillus carboniphilus genome encodes:
- a CDS encoding GerMN domain-containing protein — encoded protein: MSISKKRIILSAVFSCSILLSGCGMLEGLGVDKEENLDIDQEVTYLKETEEGKTEQNEESEKATVAQELYLFNKDGLVVPKSFQLPATNEPAQQVIEYLIEGGPITNILPNGFRAVLPQDTTVQGIAIKDGTATVDFSNEFVNYNSKDEQKIAQSITWTLTQFDTIENVKIWLNGKEITEMPESGFKVADKGMSRDQGINLHVDSPLDITATSPMTLYYLAENEGEIMYVPVTKRVQIDDNKLQTAINELINGPEPGDGLTSYFQPKLQLLDEPKVEDGVVTLNFNEFLYHSADGEKKIVSEHVLNALVLTLTEQEGINSVSVQVNGKDDLLTEGGEKLSEPVTRPEKVNTGSF
- a CDS encoding metallophosphoesterase family protein, with amino-acid sequence MKALIVSDSHGLNEELITIKERHINEVDVMIHCGDSELQKKDDALEGFVVVRGNCDLNTSFPNDLVQPVDNKNVLVTHGHLYGVKNNLISLKYKAKEAGANIVCFGHSHIAYVEKIDDLLFINPGSIALPRLFKEKTYAILSVQNDEIEVLFYTDQGRNIESWSRTFKA
- a CDS encoding XTP/dITP diphosphatase, coding for MKEVIIATKNKGKIKEFQTMFELKGIKVISLLDIDDSMEIEETGVTFEENAKIKAETLMKKLNKTVIADDSGLSVDALNGEPGVYSARYAGENKNDKDNINKLLKKLEGIEKRAARFYCVLAIAEPGKETMTVEGTCEGVITSEPHGDGGFGYDPVFFVKEKGCTMAQLTKDQKNKISHRAKALKKFEVLLKQ